The genome window AAGCCTTCGGCCACGAACTGGACGAGGCGCGCCGCAGCGGCAAGCCGCTGACCCTGATCATCGTCGATGTCGACCATTTCAAGCGCTACAACGACACCCTCGGCCACCGCGCCGGCGACCGCGCGCTGACCCTGGTCGCCAATGCGGTAGCGCGGCACGCGCGGCGCCCGCACGAGGTCGCGGCGCGCTTCGGCGGCGACGAATTCGTCATGATCCTGCCCGCCACCGACACGGCCGACGCCTGCCGGATCGCCGCGGCGCTGGTCGAGCACATCCGCGGGCTGTCGCTGCGCGCGGCCAACGGCAGCGTCGCCATCACCGCCAGCCTCGGCGTGCACAGCGCCAGCGTCGCCGCAGACACCCGCGAGCGCGACTTCTTCGAACTGGCCGACACCGCGCTGTACCGCGCCAAGCGCGCTGGACGCGATGGCTACGCGCTGAGCGACGACCTGCCGGACCACCATACGCATGCGTCTGGTACCCTGCCGACTCCTGATCCGCCCACCGCCGCGCAATGAAGCCAACGCTGTTCCGCCTGGGCCTGAACCTGTGGCCGCCGTTCCTGTTCGCCGGCATCCATGTGACCGAGTTGAGCGCCGACTACCGCCACGCGCGGGTCGAACTGCGCATGCGCCCCTGGAACCGCAACTACGTCGGCACCCATTTCGGCGGCAGCCTGTTCGCCATGACCGACCCGTTCTGGATGCTGCTGACCCTGCAGAACCTGGGGCGCGACTACTACGTCTGGGACAAGGCCGGCAGCATCGAGTTCGTGCGCCCGGGCCGCGGCACGGTCAGCGCACGGTTCGACCTGGACCAGACGGTGCTGGACGACCTGCGCGCGGCCACCGCCGGCGGCGACAAGCATCTGCGCTGGTTCGAGACCGACATCGTCGACGCGCAGGGCGAGGTGGTGGCACGGGTGCGCAAGCAGCTGTACGTCAAGCGCAAGCCGCAACGCTAGCGCGCCCACTGCAGCCCGCAGGCGCGCCAGGCCCGGACCTCCAGCGCAGGCCGGCGGCGCACACCGCGCGCCAATACGCGGCCTGGCCGCGAACGCGTCGTGCACCGCGCATCGGCTCGGGCAGCACGCGCACCTCCCAGCCCAATCGCAGCTGCACGGTGTGGACGCAAGACTGTGCGGCGCCGCAGCAACGGTCATCGCGCTCCACTACACTACGCGGATGTCGCCCGATCTCCCCGCCCCCGCTCCGCGCCCGTCCCTGCAACGGCTGTTCTTCACCGGCCTGCTGACTCTGTTGCCGATCTGGCTGACCTGGGTCGTGGTCAAGTTCGTGTTCGTGCTGCTCTCGGGCATCAGCAGCCCCTGGGTGGTGCCGCTGTCGGCACGCATCGCCGCCTCGTTCCCGCGCGAGCTGGGCTGGGCCACCGCGCAATGGGTGCAGAACACCATCGCCCTGATCGCCACCCTGGCGGTGATCCTGCTGGTCGGCTTCCTCAGCCGGCGCGTGATCGGCCAGCGCCTGCTGCGCTGGTTCGAGGCGGTGATGCGCCGCATCCCGCTGGCCAGCGTGGTCTACGACAGCGTGCGCAAGCTGGTGGACATCCTGCAGACCCAGCCCGGCAGCACCCAGCGCGTGGTGCTGATCGACTTCCCGCACCGCGACATGAAGTCGGTGGGCCTGGTGACGCGGGTGATCAAGGAACATGGCACCGGCCGCGAACTGGCCGCGGTGTACGTGCCGACCACCCCCAACCCGACCTCCGGCTACCTCGAGATCGTGCCGGTGGAGCTGCTCACGCCCACCGACTGGAGCGTGGACCAGGCGATGAGCTTCATCATCTCCGGCGGCGCGGTGGCGCCGGAAAGCGTGCCATTCACCCGGACCGTGGACCGCTGACGCCGATGCGCCGCGGCACGCTCGACGATCGCGCGGTCCGTCTGTTCATCGCCCTGGCGGCGTTCTTCTGCGTCAACGCCGCGCTGGCCGAGTTCATCGGGGTCAAGATCTTCGCCCTGGAAGACACCCTGGGCATCGCGCCGCTGAACTGGAACCTGTTCGGGCAGACCGGCTCGATGAATTTCACGGCGGGCACCCTGCTATGGCCGCTGGTGTTCATCCTCACCGACACCATCAACGAATTCTTCGGACGCCGCGGCGTGCGCTTCATCTCCTGGCTGGCGGTGGCGCTGATCGGCTACGGCTTCCTGTTCGCGTTCGCCGCGATCGGGCTGGCCCCGGCCGGCTTCTGGGTCACCGCCGCGCAACACCAGGGCGTGCCCGACTACCAGGCCGCGTTCGCCGCGGTGTTCGGCCAGGGCATGTGGACCATCGCCGGCTCGCTGGTCGCGTTCATGGCCGGCCAGCTGATCGACGTGGCGGTGTTCCACCGCATCCGCAGCGTGACCGGCGAGAAACACGTGTGGCTGCGCGCCACCGGCTCCACCGCGGTCTCGCAACTGATAGACAGCTTCGTGGTGATCTACATCGCCTTCGTGCTCGGCCCGCAGCACTGGTCGCTGCAGCTGTTCCTGGCGGTAAGCACGCTGAACTACATCTGCAAGATGCTGCTGGCGGTGCTGCTGATCCCGCTGCTGTACCTGATGCGGCGGCTGATCACCGACTACCTGACCCCCGAGCGCGCCGAGCAACTGCGCGAGGAAGCCGCCGCCGACTGAACGCCGGCATACGCGCGCGCGCGCCGCACGCGCTTGCGCGCGGCCGTCGTGCAGCGCCGCAGAGGCCGGCGCCGCCTGGCCCGCCACGGCCCTGGCGGCGGCCCACGCCGGGGGTCGCAGGCGCCCGCGGGGACCGGCCACGGGTGGCCTCCGCGGTGCGGATCGGGCAAGCTCCCCGCTCGCTTGTCGTTGGAGCCCGCAATGCCGCCCCGCTTTTCCCGCCTGCTGTCCCTCGCCATCGCCACCGCCCTGAGCCTGTCGCTGGCGGCCCCGGCGGACGCGGCCAAGAAGAAGACCACCAAGCAGACCACCGCGCAGACCCGCGCCAAGGCCAGCAAGGCGCGCAAGGCGCGGCCGGCGCCGGCCCCGGTGGTGTTGACCAAGGCGCAGCAGCTGAACCGGCTGTACGACGACTACTGGGAGGCCTCGCTGAAGCTCAATCCGCTGCAGGCCACCTTCCAGGGCGACAGCCGCTACAACGACCAGTTGCCGAACTTCCTCTCGGCCGCGTTCCGCCAGCAGTCGCACGACTTCACCGTGGAGTGGCTGACCAAGGCCGAGGCGATCGGCAAGGACGGCCTGACCGGGCAGGATCTGCTGAGCTACGAGATCTTCGTCGGCGATGCGCGCAACGCGCTGGAGGCGGAGAAGTACCCGAGCTGGATGCAGCCGGTGAACCAGTTCTACAACGTCGGCAGCATCATGGTGATGCTCGGTTCGGGCACCGGCGCGCAGCCGTTCCGCACGGTCAAGGACTACGACAACTGGTCGCGGCGCGCGCTCGGCATTCCGGCGCTGTTCGACCAGGCCATCGCCAACATGCGCGAGGGCATGAAGGCCGGCGTGGTGCAGCCGCGCGCGCTGATGGAGAAGGTGCTGCCGCAGCTGGATGCGATCATCAAGCCCACCGCCGAGGAGAGCCTGTTCTGGGGCCCGGTGCGCAATCTGCCGGCGGACATCCCCGAGGCCGAGAAGCAGCGCATCACCGCCGAATACAAGCGCATGATCGAATACCGCATCATGCCCGCCTACCGCGCCCTGCGCGGCTTCATCGCCACCGAGTACCTGCCGGCCACGCGCAACACCGCCGGCATCGGCGCCCTGCCCGGCGGCGACGCCTGGTACGCCTGGAACGTGCGCCAGAGCACCACCACCGACCTGACCCCGGCCCAGATCCACCAGATCGGCCTGGACGAGGTGGCGCGCATCCAGAGCCAGATCCAGGCGGTGATGAAGCAGGTGCGCTTCCGCGGCTCGATGCAGAAGTTCTTCAAGTTCATGCAGACCGACAAGCGTTTCACCTTCAAGAGCGAGGACGAGCTGCTGACCTACTACCGCGGTCTGGAAGGCCGGGTCGACGCGGCGGTGCCGCGCATGTTCTCGCTCAAGCCCAAGGCCGCGTTCGAGATCCGCCCGGTCGAGCCGTACCGCGCGCAGTCGGCCGCCAGCGGCTCGTACATGCGCCCCAGCGAGGACGGCCGCCCCGGCATCTTCTACGTCAACACCTACGACCTGCCCAGCCGCAAGACCTGGGATGCGGAAGACCTGTACCTGCACGAGGCCATTCCCGGCCACCACTTCCAGCTCGGCCTGCAGCAGGAGCTGACCAACCTGCCCAAGTTCCGCCGCTTCGGCGGCGAGACCGCCTTCATCGAAGGCTGGGGCCTGTACGCCGAATCGCTGGGCAAGGAGCTGGGCCTGTACCAGGACCCGTACAACTATTTCGGCTACCTGCAGAACGAGCTGTGGCGTGCGATCCGGCTGGTGGTGGACACCGGCCTGCACAGCAAGGGCTGGACCCGCGAGCAGGTGATCGACTACATGCTGCAGAACTCGGCCACCAGCCGCACCGATGCCGAGGCCGAAGCCGAGCGCTACATGGCCATCCCCGGGCAGGCACTGTCCTACAAGATCGGCGAGATGAAGATCATGCAACTGCGCGATTACGCCCGCGCGCAACTGGGCGACAAGTTCGACATCCGCGAATTCCATGCCGAAGTGCTGAAGGACGGCTCGGTGCCGCTGAACGTGCTGCAGGAAAAGATCGAGCGCTGGGTGGCGAGCAAGAAGGGCTGAGCAAGCGATGCCGTGGCCCGCGGCATCGCCGGAGGTCGCGTAGGAGCGGCTTCAGCCACGACGGGGCGTTCCTGGTGAAGCCCGGTCGCGGCTGAAGCCGCTCCTACGGAAAAAACCGCAGTGGCGGCACGGAGACAGATCGCGGCTGTGGCCCCATTGTGGAAGCTGTGTCCCCTCTGTGGGAGGGGCTTCAGCCCCGACGTCGTCGACCCGGACGCGTCGGGACTGAAGTCCCTCCCACAACAGCCCGAAGCGGCTCACCAGCCCGGGCACCCGTTGGACAACCGCCGGCGAGGACATCGTGCGGCCGAGTGCAAACGATCGACCTCGTCGCTACGACGATGCCAACCGCCGCGCCAGCTGCGCGATGTCCTGCGGCGTAGTGCGGCAGCAGCCGCCGATCAGGCGCGCGCCGGCCGCACGCCAGGCGGCGAGGTGATCGGCCAGGGTGCCGGCGTCGGCGCCGTCGGCCTGCCAGCATTTGCGGTCGGCGTCGTAGCGCTCACCAGCGTTCGGATACACCACCAAAGGCAACCGGGTCAGCGTCGCGAGGTGGCGCAACGCCGCGGTGACGAGCGACGGGGCGACGCAGTTGACGCCCAGCGCCACCACCTGCGGGTGGCCGTCGAGCAAGGCCACCACGTCGCGCAACGGCGTGCCGTCGCTGAGGTGCATCGGATCGCGCAGCGTGCAGGCGAACCAGGCGACGGTCTGCGGGAACGCCTCTATCACTTCCAGCAACGCCGCCATTTCCGCCAGCGACGGCTGCGTTTCGCAGGCCAGCAGGTCCACGCCCGCCGCCACCAACGCGGCGATGCGCGGATGGTGGAACGCGCGCATCCGTGCCGGCGCCAGCACGTAGTCGCCGCGATACTCCGCGCCATTGGCCAGGAAGGCGCCGTACGGACCGACCGAGCCGGCCACCAGCAAGGTCCCCGCCTGCGGATGCAGCGCGAGATGGTCCTGCCGCGCCTGCTGCGCCAGTTCGACGCTGCGCGCGATCAAACGCTGCGCTTGCGCAAGGTCGATGCCGCGCGCGGCAAAGCCCTGCGGCGTGGCCTGGTAGCTGGCGGTGATCGCGCACTGCGCACCGGCGGCGAAATAGTCCTGGTGCACCTGGCGGATCAGCTGCGGCTGTTCCAGCAGAATCTTCGCCGACCAGAGCGGATCGGCGAGATCGCAGCCGCGCCGTTCCAGTTCGGTGGCCAGCGCGCCGTCGAGCACCAGGCAGCGGTCCTCGGCCAGCAGGGCGGCGAGCGGGTTGTGCGGCATGGCGCGGCCTCGCAGCGGTGGAACGCGCAGTGTCGCAGATGGCACCGGCACCACGGCACCAGCACCAGCACCAGCACCGGCACGGGCGCGCCGCTGCGCTATGCTGCACGCATGGATCGCCCGATGTCGCTCGCGCCGGATCAGCCCATGACCTTCACTGCACTGACCCCGATGTTGCGCAGTGCCGACCTGGCCACGGCGCTGGCGTTCTACACCGAAACGCTGGGGTTTCGCCGCGACGGCGGCACGCTGGCGACGGGCTGGGTATCGCTGCGGCACGGCCCGCTGGCCCTGATGCTGGCCGTGCAACAGACAGCGGCCGACGCGCCCGCTGCCAACCTCGCCTGCACGCTGTACTTCCGCACCGACGAGGTCGATGCCTGGTGGCAGCGGCTGCAGCCGCACGGACGCATCGTCTATCCATTGGAAGACTTCGCCTACGGCATGCGCGAGTTCGCGATCCGCGATCCGGACGGCCATGTCCTGCAGTTCGGCCAGGCGCTGTGCCGATGAGCCTGACCCTGGACGGCCTGCACCACGTGGCGATCATCGCATCCGACTACGCGCGCTCCAAGGATTTCTATTGCCGCATCCTGGGCCTGCCGGTGATCGCCGAGGTCTACCGCGACACCCGCGACTCCTGGAAGCTGGACCTGGCCCTGCCCGACGGCAGCCAGCTCGAACTGTTCTCGTTCCCCGCACCGCCGCCGCGGCCGAGCCGCCCGGAAGCCTGCGGGCTGCGCCACCTGGCGCTGCGCGTGCGCGACCTGGACGCGGCCGTCGCGCACCTGCAGGCGCACGGCGTGGAGGTCGAACCGATCCGCGTGGACGAATACACCGGCCGCCGCTTCACCTTCTTCGCCGACCCCGACGCACTGCCGCTGGAACTGTACGAGAACGGCTGAACGCCGGCCGCCGGCCACGCTGAACCGCATGCCGCAGTGCAGATTCCCAGCACCATACGCTTGGGTATACAGTCGAATCAGGCCGGCATCGCGCCGGCCGCACCGGACATCCCTCGGGAGGGGAACATGCGCACGACCTTCAAGACCCTGATGCTGGCCCTGCCGCTGAGCGCGGCGGCATTCATGGCGCACGCCGCCGACACCTCGCCGGTCGGCCGCTGGCAGACCATCGACGACGAAACCGGCAAGCCCAAGTCGATCGTGCAGATCGAACAGGCCGCCAACGGCACGCTGACCGGCAAGGTGGTCGAGATCCTGCAGTCCAACCACGGCCCCAACCCGATGTGCGACAAGTGCGACGGCGAGCGCAAGGGCAAGCCGATCAAGGGCATGACCATCCTGTGGGGCCTCAAGCCCGACGGCACGGCGGTATGGGACGGCGGCTCGGTGCTGGACCCGGCCAAGGGCAAGACCTACAAGGCCAAGGTCACCCTGACCGACGGCGGCAAGAAGCTGCAGATGCGCGGCTACATCGGGATCGAGGCCCTTGGCCGGACGCAGACCTGGATCAGGGAGTAGGAGCTGGGAATCGGGAGTGGAGAATCGGGAATCGTAAAAGCGGCATCTGCCGGCCTGATGGCCCCACTGTGACAAGGCGCCTGCAAAGGCGCCTTTTTCTTGGACCATCAGGTCGCCGGCCGCCGCTCTTGCGATTCCCCATTCCCAATTCCCCAATCCGGCTCCATGCATTAGAAGCCGGGAATGGGGAGTGGAGAATTGGGAATCGTCCACAGCGGCACATGCCGGGCCTGATGTACCCCATTTCCGGCGAGCACCTGTAAAGGCGCCTTTTTCCTGGCCCATCAGATCGCAGACCACCGCTCTTGCGATTCCCCATTCCCAACTCCCCAATCCGGCTCCATGCATTAGAAGCCGGGAATGGGGAGTGGAGAATTGGGAATCGTCCACAGCGGCACATGCCGGGCCTGATGTACCCCATTTCCGGCGAGGCACCCGTAAAGGCGCCCTTTTCCTGGCCCATCAGATCGCAGACCACCGCTCTTGCGATTCCCCATTCCCAATTCCCCAATCCCAGCTCCATGCAATAATCCCCGGCCCCCAGCATCGCCGGCCGCCATGACCACCGCTCTCGTCACCACCGCCCTGCCCTATGCCAACGGACCGCTGCACCTGGGGCATCTGGTCGGCTACATCCAGGCCGACATCTGGGTGCGCGCGCGGCGGCTGCGCGGCGACCGCACCTGGTTCGTATGCGCCGACGACACCCACGGCACGCCGATCATGCTCGCCGCGGAGAAGGCCGGGGTCACCCCGGAAAACTTCATCGCCGCCGTCCAGGCCAGCCACGAGCGCGATTTCGCCGCGTTCGGCGTGGCCTTCGACCACTACGACTCGACCAACTCGGCCGCCAACCGCGCCCTGACCGAGGCGTTCTACGCCAAGCTCGACGCCGGCGGCCACATCGCGCGGCGTTCGGTGGCGCAGTTCTACGACCCGGCCAAGGGCATGTTCCTGCCCGACCGCTACATCAAGGGCATCTGCCCGAACTGCGGCAGCGCCGACCAGTACGGCGACAACTGCGAGGTCTGCGGCGCCACCTATTCCCCGACCGAACTGAAGGAGCCCAAGTCGGTGATCTCCGGCGCCACGCCGGAGCTGCGCGATTCGGAGCACTTCTTCTTCGAGGTCGGCCGCTTCGACGGCTTCCTGCGCGAGTGGCTGGCCGGCGACGTCGCCCTGCCCGGGGTCAAGGCCAAGCTGATGGAATGGCTGGACAGCGAGGGCGGGCTGCGCGCCTGGGACATCTCCCGCGACGCGCCCTACTTCGGCTTCCAGATCCCCGGCCAGCCGGGCAAGTACTTCTACGTGTGGCTGGACGCGCCGATCGGCTACCTGAGCAGCTTCCAGACCCTGTGCGCGAGCCTGGGCGAAGCATTCGAGCCGCACCTGGCGGCCGGCACCGCCACCGAGCTGCACCACTTCATCGGCAAGGACATCGTCAATTTCCACGGCCTGTTCTGGCCGGCGGTGCTGCACGGCACCGGCCACCGCGCGCCGACCCGGCTGCACGTCAACGGCTACCTGACCGTGGACGGCGCCAAGATGTCCAAGTCGCGCGGCACCTTCGTCATGGCCCGCACCTACCTGGACGTGGGCCTGGAGCCGGAGGCGCTGCGCTACTACTTCGCGGCCAAGTCCTCCGGCGGCGTCGACGATCTGGACCTGAACCTGGGCGACTTCGTGGCGCGGGTCAATGCCGACCTGGTCGGCAAGTTCGTCAACCTGGCCAGCCGCTGCGCCGGCT of Xanthomonas sacchari contains these proteins:
- a CDS encoding DUF4442 domain-containing protein, which gives rise to MKPTLFRLGLNLWPPFLFAGIHVTELSADYRHARVELRMRPWNRNYVGTHFGGSLFAMTDPFWMLLTLQNLGRDYYVWDKAGSIEFVRPGRGTVSARFDLDQTVLDDLRAATAGGDKHLRWFETDIVDAQGEVVARVRKQLYVKRKPQR
- a CDS encoding DUF502 domain-containing protein, with the protein product MSPDLPAPAPRPSLQRLFFTGLLTLLPIWLTWVVVKFVFVLLSGISSPWVVPLSARIAASFPRELGWATAQWVQNTIALIATLAVILLVGFLSRRVIGQRLLRWFEAVMRRIPLASVVYDSVRKLVDILQTQPGSTQRVVLIDFPHRDMKSVGLVTRVIKEHGTGRELAAVYVPTTPNPTSGYLEIVPVELLTPTDWSVDQAMSFIISGGAVAPESVPFTRTVDR
- a CDS encoding queuosine precursor transporter; protein product: MRRGTLDDRAVRLFIALAAFFCVNAALAEFIGVKIFALEDTLGIAPLNWNLFGQTGSMNFTAGTLLWPLVFILTDTINEFFGRRGVRFISWLAVALIGYGFLFAFAAIGLAPAGFWVTAAQHQGVPDYQAAFAAVFGQGMWTIAGSLVAFMAGQLIDVAVFHRIRSVTGEKHVWLRATGSTAVSQLIDSFVVIYIAFVLGPQHWSLQLFLAVSTLNYICKMLLAVLLIPLLYLMRRLITDYLTPERAEQLREEAAAD
- a CDS encoding DUF885 domain-containing protein; protein product: MPPRFSRLLSLAIATALSLSLAAPADAAKKKTTKQTTAQTRAKASKARKARPAPAPVVLTKAQQLNRLYDDYWEASLKLNPLQATFQGDSRYNDQLPNFLSAAFRQQSHDFTVEWLTKAEAIGKDGLTGQDLLSYEIFVGDARNALEAEKYPSWMQPVNQFYNVGSIMVMLGSGTGAQPFRTVKDYDNWSRRALGIPALFDQAIANMREGMKAGVVQPRALMEKVLPQLDAIIKPTAEESLFWGPVRNLPADIPEAEKQRITAEYKRMIEYRIMPAYRALRGFIATEYLPATRNTAGIGALPGGDAWYAWNVRQSTTTDLTPAQIHQIGLDEVARIQSQIQAVMKQVRFRGSMQKFFKFMQTDKRFTFKSEDELLTYYRGLEGRVDAAVPRMFSLKPKAAFEIRPVEPYRAQSAASGSYMRPSEDGRPGIFYVNTYDLPSRKTWDAEDLYLHEAIPGHHFQLGLQQELTNLPKFRRFGGETAFIEGWGLYAESLGKELGLYQDPYNYFGYLQNELWRAIRLVVDTGLHSKGWTREQVIDYMLQNSATSRTDAEAEAERYMAIPGQALSYKIGEMKIMQLRDYARAQLGDKFDIREFHAEVLKDGSVPLNVLQEKIERWVASKKG
- the mmuM gene encoding homocysteine S-methyltransferase, translating into MRVPPLRGRAMPHNPLAALLAEDRCLVLDGALATELERRGCDLADPLWSAKILLEQPQLIRQVHQDYFAAGAQCAITASYQATPQGFAARGIDLAQAQRLIARSVELAQQARQDHLALHPQAGTLLVAGSVGPYGAFLANGAEYRGDYVLAPARMRAFHHPRIAALVAAGVDLLACETQPSLAEMAALLEVIEAFPQTVAWFACTLRDPMHLSDGTPLRDVVALLDGHPQVVALGVNCVAPSLVTAALRHLATLTRLPLVVYPNAGERYDADRKCWQADGADAGTLADHLAAWRAAGARLIGGCCRTTPQDIAQLARRLASS
- a CDS encoding VOC family protein, encoding MTFTALTPMLRSADLATALAFYTETLGFRRDGGTLATGWVSLRHGPLALMLAVQQTAADAPAANLACTLYFRTDEVDAWWQRLQPHGRIVYPLEDFAYGMREFAIRDPDGHVLQFGQALCR
- the gloA2 gene encoding SMU1112c/YaeR family gloxylase I-like metalloprotein; translated protein: MTLDGLHHVAIIASDYARSKDFYCRILGLPVIAEVYRDTRDSWKLDLALPDGSQLELFSFPAPPPRPSRPEACGLRHLALRVRDLDAAVAHLQAHGVEVEPIRVDEYTGRRFTFFADPDALPLELYENG
- a CDS encoding DUF2147 domain-containing protein, with protein sequence MRTTFKTLMLALPLSAAAFMAHAADTSPVGRWQTIDDETGKPKSIVQIEQAANGTLTGKVVEILQSNHGPNPMCDKCDGERKGKPIKGMTILWGLKPDGTAVWDGGSVLDPAKGKTYKAKVTLTDGGKKLQMRGYIGIEALGRTQTWIRE
- the metG gene encoding methionine--tRNA ligase, with amino-acid sequence MTTALVTTALPYANGPLHLGHLVGYIQADIWVRARRLRGDRTWFVCADDTHGTPIMLAAEKAGVTPENFIAAVQASHERDFAAFGVAFDHYDSTNSAANRALTEAFYAKLDAGGHIARRSVAQFYDPAKGMFLPDRYIKGICPNCGSADQYGDNCEVCGATYSPTELKEPKSVISGATPELRDSEHFFFEVGRFDGFLREWLAGDVALPGVKAKLMEWLDSEGGLRAWDISRDAPYFGFQIPGQPGKYFYVWLDAPIGYLSSFQTLCASLGEAFEPHLAAGTATELHHFIGKDIVNFHGLFWPAVLHGTGHRAPTRLHVNGYLTVDGAKMSKSRGTFVMARTYLDVGLEPEALRYYFAAKSSGGVDDLDLNLGDFVARVNADLVGKFVNLASRCAGFIDKRFGGTLADALPDPAQYARFVAALAPIREAYERNDPASAIRQTMALADEANKYIDEHKPWVLAKQDGAEAQLQAVCTQGLNLFRVLAAALKPVLPRTCAEAEAFLSAPLGAWDDLQAPLLAHVIQPYAPLFTRIDPKLLDAMTDASKDTLAPAPAAAAPAAKQEAKAVTNPHSPLPTPSVIGIDDFAKLDLRIGKVLACEFVEGSDKLLRFELDAGGLGKRQIFSGIRGSYGEPDKLVGRNVVFIANLAPRKMRFGLSEGMILSAGFDGGSLALLDADSGAQPGMPVR